The nucleotide window attacaCACACCGCGTCGTGATGTGTGTGCAGATGCAAAAGTTTTTTCCGATTTATACATTAATCAAATAAATGGATTTATTTCAAGTGTTAACAATGAATTCTATGATGAGCTTGAACTATATAGAAAAGAATATGAAagtattatgaaaaataatgattgCCAGAACGTGCAAAAAACATTACCATCCATCTATGGAAATAATACCGGAACAGCAATTATAATCCCATTTTCTATTATATCATTATTAACCTTAtccttatttattatgtataaagttaaaaaatgatttcctttccaaaaaattatattataatactattcttattatatattttttgaaaatattattatatcataaatatgcactttttaatatcaactttattttttcaatgttAGTTTACTCCATTGAAGTCAATTTTACGCCTTcaaggaagaggaagttcAAAATTCAGGAATGAATTCGACGAAGAAATTAATGCAAAAGTATATGAATCGCCAAATTCAAGAAAAGTTTCTAAGAAAGGACTATACAACATAGCATATCATTCTAATTAATATTCTAAATAAGTCTATAACAAGAGTtaacaatatatttataaaacattatttCAATTAATCTAGTTAATAAATCCATAAATgcgtaaatatatgtatgcaaatttactattttatataaaaatcacaatttcaaaaattaggtataaatcattttttttaacaataataaaaatataaattaaggGTATAATAGAATAATGcgaaattaaataaatataaaaaaaaaaagatataacACGATTTATgttcatacatatataattatgtaccATAACGTTATGTAtacttataaaataaatatataaattttatccattaattatttacagatcattttcttttttcagttacgaaaaatatgtaatatagtAGTACAATGTAACACTATATGTAACACATAAATAGAATAAATAAGATAATTCTGTAAAATAACATGAAgttttttaatgtttaatTTAGTGAACCATATAAATTCaagtaataattataaaaatcatatatGTTTGTGGAATTATATTTAAGAgctattattatataagaattataataGGCAGAATGATTTAAAAGTTacaatatttaaattataaaagcataaaaatatttttaagtaacATTTTATGAGTACAAATTTATCactaaaattataattaatacaCTCTAGGTATTTGATAATATTACATTTGGGAAATAATTCTatcacaatatttttattaaaaaaagtaaaaatcattatataagtaaattgaaaaacagaaaatgtataaataatatatattagttaataaaacataattatattacgtaaaaaatgtatttgcAGTATATTATGCGATCGTAGCCttagtaatatattatttgaatgAAAATCTTGATATATATcaataatga belongs to Plasmodium vivax scf_7220 genomic scaffold, whole genome shotgun sequence and includes:
- a CDS encoding variable surface protein Vir15-like (encoded by transcript PVX_121355A): MCLFKISGCKYLYQWVTKDCLYKGKHPEHNLKFYKELLKQSCDDQEIEDKYKNEIESISDEIFKKYKNLDDLYSNIIKLHTPRRDVCADAKVFSDLYINQINGFISSVNNEFYDELELYRKEYESIMKNNDCQNVQKTLPSIYGNNTGTAIIIPFSIISLLTLSLFIMYKFTPLKSILRLQGRGSSKFRNEFDEEINAKVYESPNSRKVSKKGLYNIAYHSN